From Populus trichocarpa isolate Nisqually-1 chromosome 19, P.trichocarpa_v4.1, whole genome shotgun sequence, a single genomic window includes:
- the LOC18108549 gene encoding transcription factor bHLH162, whose amino-acid sequence MVAKTGGTIMQSRSGRSNISSTKTERKVVERNRRNQMKSLYSSLNSLLPNQNFKEAQPLPDQIDRAINYIKSLEEKLEKAREKKESLARSRKRSYTCTFDPISSAASKSPQLKIHEIGSALEIVLTSGLGNQFLFYEIISILHEEGVEVVSANFQALGDSFFHIVHAQMKGSADGFGAARVTERLNRFISGSTSEIELDSELWDFAVHHPETNWEF is encoded by the exons ATGGTTGCAAAAACTGGAGGGACAATAATGCAGAGTAGGAGTGGTAGGTCTAATATTTCTTCTacaaaaacagagaggaaaGTCGTTGAGAGAAATAGGAGAAATCAAATGAAAAGCCTTTACTCCAGTCTCAATTCTCTCCTCCCTAATCAAAACTTCAAG GAAGCACAACCTCTGCCTGATCAGATAGATCGAGCAATAAACTATATAAAGAGTCTGGAGGAAAAGTTGGAGAAAGccagggaaaagaaagaaagcttaGCAAGAAGCAGAAAAAGATCATATACATGCACTTTTGATCCTATATCAAGTGCTGCATCAAAATCACCTCAGCTAAAAATCCATGAAATTGGTTCGGCTCTAGAGATAGTTTTGACAAGTGGGCTAGGTAATCAGTTCttattttatgagattattaGCATTCTTCATGAAGAAGGTGTAGAAGTTGTCAGTGCTAATTTTCAAGCTCTTGGAGATTCCTTTTTCCATATAGTCCATGCACAg ATGAAGGGATCTGCTGATGGTTTTGGAGCTGCAAGAGTAACTGAGAGGCTGAACAGGTTTATTAGTGGATCCACAAGTGAAATAGAGTTGGATTCAGAGCTATGGGATTTTGCAGTTCATCATCCTGAGACTAATTGGGAATTCTAA
- the LOC18108550 gene encoding uncharacterized protein LOC18108550: protein MAQVIARIPLNYRGFEEDVGFSDDPAYFTDIVFGSWEEQEVSHESLCTSGDYNEDDDDDEINPCNVEENNKFWETQIQLLQGTLYRTSSLETKIRQATKEAMKEIDGVGMYCLCGKPMPGACRNCLQREISIRLQNQGYNCAICESKWKRSEEIPSGEHTFLEVVDKLNSKKGEVRVVIELNFRAEFEMAKANQEYKQLINRLPEVYVGKTERLKALIKILCSAAKECMKEKKMHLGPWRKLKYMQSKWAGTCERTTPAPYFPGGFSDRPPKSRASMLTCDLSEALPVWHCTAVQVL from the exons ATGGCTCAAGTCATAGCCAGAATACCTTTAAACTACCGGGGTTTTGAGGAGGATGTCGGATTTTCTGATGATCCGGCGTATTTTACTGACATTGTTTTCGGGTCTTGGGAAGAACAGGAGGTGTCACATGAGAGTTTATGTACCTCCGGTGATTAtaatgaggatgatgatgatgatgagattaATCCTTGTAATGTTGAAGAGAACAACAAATTTTGGGAAACACAAATCCAACTTCTTCAG GGAACATTGTATAGAACAAGTTCTCTTGAGACCAAAATTCGTCAAGCTACAAAAGAGGCTATGAAGGAAATTGATGGGGTGGGCATGTATTGTTTGTGTGGGAAACCGATGCCCGGAGCTTGCCGGAATTGCTTGCAAAGAGAAATTTCAATTCGGCTTCAAAATCAAGGCTATAATTGTGCCATTTGCGAGTCCAAGTGGAAGAGATCTGAAGAAATTCCTTCAG GGGAACACACTTTTTTGGAAGTGGTGGacaaattaaattcaaagaaaggAGAAGTGAGAGTGGTAATTGAGTTGAATTTTCGAGCCGAATTTGAGATGGCGAAAGCAAATCAAGAATACAAACAGCTAATTAACCGGTTACCGGAGGTATATGTAGGCAAGACGGAAAGGCTAAAAGCCTTGATCAAGATATTATGTTCAGCAGCTAAAGAGTgcatgaaggagaagaagatgcacTTGGGTCCATGGAGGAAGCTTAAGTATATGCAATCTAAGTGGGCAGGCACATGTGAGAGAACAACACCAGCACCATATTTTCCTGGTGGATTTTCGGACCGGCCGCCCAAGTCTAGGGCATCCATGTTAACTTGTGATCTATCGGAGGCTTTGCCTGTCTGGCACTGTACAGCAGTTCAAGTTTTGTGA